The proteins below are encoded in one region of Oncorhynchus masou masou isolate Uvic2021 chromosome 15, UVic_Omas_1.1, whole genome shotgun sequence:
- the LOC135556061 gene encoding LOW QUALITY PROTEIN: F-box/LRR-repeat protein 12-like (The sequence of the model RefSeq protein was modified relative to this genomic sequence to represent the inferred CDS: inserted 2 bases in 1 codon), which yields MADFRISTLDYFPENILIDILSYLGVRELIRTGRVCKRWRRLVKDQRLWRAVDLTAWKGVTSRMLWVLLRQYLGTGLRCLRLRGLLLSARGGAFLSESWLKALSSKCPRLRSLSLLHADLRGLRSCQLLPTTLQVLELRGCELPQSFFTQTPPSPEKQAGAASTASTQQQGRGQTGKVPASTSGIAIETMVLDNVPSFTDLHLQSLASWLKLSRLELRNVLRVTAEGLRRSAAQETDSGLNGLSRLKYLEIGHFGRPGAQLQMASLGLGVGWLGLEELSLGGKEVGPGLLSASRLRDLKRLRLRSCKLREMQVLRSCRTLRELRRLEFCEVFFQVCPKTPERGGGVAGXEEGREDGADGGDGSNDKLDENDPVPSLRRSLAALLPQCTLLFTNCTVTIISD from the exons ATGGCAGACTTCAGAATTTCTACTCTCGATTATTTCCCAGAGAACATTTTAATTGATATTTTATCATATTTAGGTGTGCGAGAGCTCATCAGAACTGGAAG GGTGTGTAAGAGATGGAGACGCCTTGTAAAAGACCAACGTCTATGGCGAGCTGTTGATCTAACTGCATGGAAAGGG GTGACGTCGCGCATGCTGTGGGTTCTACTGCGCCAGTATCTGGGCACTGGGCTCCGATGCCTGCGGCTGCGTGGCTTGCTGCTCTCTGCTAGAGGCGGGGCATTTCTCTCAGAGTCCTGGCTTAAGGCTTTGTCCTCCAAGTGCCCCCGTCTGCGCAGTCTTTCCCTGCTGCATGCAGACCTGAGAGGCTTGCGTAGTTGCCAGCTCCTGCCCACAACGCTGCAGGTCCTAGAGTTGCGTGGCTGTGAGCTGCCACAGAGCTTTTTCACCCAGACCCCACCCAGTCCTGAGAAACAAGCTGGAGCTGCATCAACTGCTTCTACTCAGCAACAGGGACGCGGTCAGACTGGGAAAGTGCCTGCCTCCACATCAGGGATTGCCATTGAGACGATGGTCCTTGATAACGTGCCCTCCTTCACAGACCTGCACCTGCAGAGTCTGGCTTCTTGGTTGAAGCTTAGCCGCCTAGAGCTGCGCAATGTCCTTCGGGTCACAGCGGAAGGCCTTAGGCGCAGTGCTGCCCAAGAAACCGACTCGGGCTTAAACGGGCTCTCCAGGCTCAAGTACCTGGAGATAGGGCACTTTGGACGGCCTGGCGCCCAGCTACAGATGGCCTCCCTGGGGCTGGGGGTGGGCTGGCTCGGCCTAGAGGAGCTAAGCCTTGGCGGTAAGGAGGTGGGACCAGGCCTGCTGTCTGCCAGCCGCCTGAGGGACCTGAAGCGCCTGCGCCTCAGAAGCTGCAAGCTGAGAGAGATGCAGGTGCTACGGAGCTGCAGGACGCTGCGGGAGCTGCGCCGGTTGGAGTTCTGTGAGGTGTTCTTCCAGGTTTGCCCAAAGAcaccagagaggggggggggggtggcagg tgaggaggggagggaggatggcGCAGATGGTGGTGATGGGAGCAATGACAAGCTGGATGAGAATGACCCTGTGCCGAGTCTGCGCCGCTCACTTGCTGCTCTGCTGCCTCAATGTACACTACTATTCACCAACTGCACTGTTACAATAATATCAGACTAG
- the LOC135556062 gene encoding COP9 signalosome complex subunit 6 produces MATSNGGGMEVDGAASPSVMASGVTGSVSVALHPLVILNISDHWIRIRSQEGRPMQVIGALIGKQEGRNIEVMNSFELLHQLVDDRAHIDKEYYYTKEEQFKQVFKDMEFLGWYTTGGPCDQSDIHIHKQVCEIIESPLFLKLNPMTKHTDLPVNVYESVIDIINGEATMLFAELGYTLATEEAERIGVDHVARMTATGTGENSTVAEHLIAQHSAIKMLHSRVKVILEYVKAVEAGEVPFNHEILREANALCHRLPVLSTIKFKTDFYDQCNDVGLMAYLGTITKTCNSMNQFINKFNVLYDRQGIGRRMRGLFF; encoded by the exons ATGGCGACGAGCAATGGTGGTGGAATGGAAGTGGATGGGGCCG CCAGCCCCAGTGTTATGGCGTCTGGGGTCACCGGCAGTGTCTCTGTTGCCCTGCATCCTCTAGTCATCCTCAACATCTCAGACCACTGGATTCGTATCCGCTCCCAGGAGGGGCGGCCCATGCAGG TGATTGGCGCCCTGATCGGGAAGCAAGAGGGTAGAAACATTGAGGTGATGAACTCCTTTGAGCTGCTTCATCAGTTGGTAGATGACCGAGCACACATTGACAAGGAGTACTACTACACCAAGGAGGAGCAAT TCAAACAGGTTTTCAAGGACATGGAATTCCTGGGCTGGTATACCACAGGCGGTCCTTGTGACCAATCAGACATCCACATTCACAAGCAG GTGTGTGAGATCATTGAGAGTCCTCTGTTCCTCAAGCTCAACCCAATGACCAAACACACAGAT CTCCCTGTCAACGTGTACGAGTCTGTCATTGACATCATCAATGGAGAG GCGACCATGTTGTTTGCTGAGCTGGGGTACACTCTGGCCACAGAAGAGGCGGAGCGAATCGGAGTGGACCACGTGGCTCGCATGACAGCCACTGGCACTGGGGAGAATTCAACAG tggcagaacatcTCATAGCCCAACACAGTGCAATTAAGATGCTCCACAGCAGGGTGAAAGTCATCCTGGAATACGTCAAAGCTGTGGAAGCAG GAGAGGTGCCATTTAACCACGAGATCCTCAGAGAAGCCAATGCTTTGTGCCATAGACTGCCTGTTCTCAGCACCATCAAATTCAAGACCGACTTCTACGAT CAATGCAATGACGTGGGCCTCATGGCTTACCTAGGTACCATCACCAAGACCTGCAACAGCATGAACCAGTTCATCAACAAGTTCAACGTCTTGTACGACAGACAGGGCATCGGCCGGAGGATGAGAGGACTGTTCTTTTGa